Proteins co-encoded in one Arachis hypogaea cultivar Tifrunner chromosome 13, arahy.Tifrunner.gnm2.J5K5, whole genome shotgun sequence genomic window:
- the LOC112791883 gene encoding homeobox-leucine zipper protein ATHB-54 yields the protein MEEAINQLYAPHLRQHNQTLFHPSQPSFQGSKSVVNFESVSVSGSGPLLLEDNTFGVDDEDYDCCLQQQGSSYKKKRLRSDQVEFLEKSFEVDNKLEPERKFQLAKQIGLHPRQVAIWFQNRRARFKTKRIEKDFAALKQSFDTLQQQYDLLLRDNLNLQQQVDSLKKRVIPREEGLDDGVNSKHIIEEVGVNMISKVEDATTTTNSSKSDVLDSDSPNYTDGNHSSSPHHDFSSHHQQHNNNNNLLKTLSFLPKIEDDDDHDNTCNFGLPVVDEDQAFDFWSY from the exons ATGGAAGAGGCTATCAACCAACTCTATGCTCCTCATCTCCGCCAACATAATCAAACCCTTTTTCACCCCTCTCAACCTTCTTTCCAAG GATCAAAATCAGTGGTGAACTTCGAGAGTGTTAGTGTTAGTGGCAGCGGGCCCTTGTTATTGGAAGACAACACTTTTGGCGTTGATGATGAAGACTATGACTGTTGCTTGCAGCAACAAGGTAGCAGTTACAAGAAGAAGAGGCTGAGAAGCGACCAAGTTGAGTTTCTGGAGAAGAGTTTCGAGGTGGACAACAAGCTTGAACCCGAAAGAAAGTTCCAACTCGCAAAACAGATTGGCTTGCATCCAAGGCAAGTTGCCATATGGTTCCAGAATCGAAGAGCAAGGTTCAAGACCAAACGAATTGAGAAAGATTTTGCTGCATTGAAACAAAGCTTTGATACCCTTCAACAACAATATGACCTTCTCCTTCGTGACAATCTCAACTTACAACAGCAG GTTGATTCATTGAAGAAGAGAGTAATTCCGAGAGAAGAAGGTTTGGATGATGGTGTGAATTCAAAGCATATAATAGAGGAGGTGGGTGTGAATATGATATCCAAAGTGGAAGATGCCACAACCACCACCAATTCATCAAAAAGCGATGTGCTTGATTCTGATAGCCCAAACTACACTGATGGAAACCATTCCTCCTCACCTCATCATGATTTCTCTTCTCATCATCAACaacataataacaataacaacctCTTGAAAACCCTCTCTTTCTTACCAAAgattgaagatgatgatgatcatgacaACACTTGCAATTTTGGGCTCCCTGTTGTTGATGAAGATCAAGCCTTTGATTTTTGGTCTTACTGA
- the LOC112791884 gene encoding putative pentatricopeptide repeat-containing protein At5g40405, whose product MNIIESVTNIAKHPTISLIKRSTTVKELKQIHAQLLLNGTLNIPHFHAQFLATIALHNPINLPYTTTTHLLRHPHNHPNLFALNSIIRAYSKGPTPHHSFHFYNHHILRNNLSPDNYTFNFMIRTCAQLLADDSGTCLHAAVIKHGFDNDPHVQTGLIFMYAELGCLGSCYGVFRHVFRPDLVCQTAMLHASAKLGDVEFARKMFDEMPRRDYIAWNAMIAGYAQCGRSREALELFRAMQVEGVRLNEVSIVLVLSACTQLGALDQGRWAHAYVERSKLRITVSLGTALVDMYAKCGDIDKAMEVFWEMKERNVYTWSSAIGGLAMNGLGHESLHLFSIMKKDGLVQPNEVTFISVLRGCSVVGLVEEGRRHLESMRCLYGIEPQLEHYGLMVDLYGRSGLLNEALEFINTMPMKPHVGAWSALLHACRMHRNKEIGELALNKILELECKNDGAYVLLSNIYADYKNWESVISLRQKMKAKGVTKLPGCSVIEVDGEAHEFIVGDKSHPRYDEIELKVEEVSRCLRNAGYVTNTNSVLFDIEEEEKEVAVSRHSERLAIAFGLISLKEGIPIRVVMNLRICWDCHEVAKMISKLFYREIIVRDRNRFHHFEDGQCSCKGYW is encoded by the coding sequence ATGAACATTATTGAGAGTGTAACAAACATTGCAAAGCACCCAACAATCTCACTCATAAAACGAAGCACCACCGTGAAAGAACTCAAACAAATTCACGCACAGTTACTCCTCAACGGCACACTCAACATCCCACACTTCCACGCCCAGTTCCTCGCCACCATTGCCCTCCACAACCCAATTAACCTCCCTTACACCACCACCACCCACCTCCTCCGCCACCCTCACAACCACCCCAACCTCTTCGCCCTCAACTCCATCATCAGGGCATATTCCAAGGGCCCCACACCACACCACAGTTTCCATTTCTATAACCACCACATCCTCCGCAACAACCTCTCCCCCGACAACTACACTTTCAACTTCATGATCCGCACGTGCGCACAGCTACTTGCTGATGACTCTGGCACGTGCCTTCATGCTGCTGTTATAAAACACGGCTTCGACAATGACCCGCACGTGCAAACCGGGTTGATCTTCATGTACGCTGAATTGGGGTGTCTTGGCTCTTGCTATGGAGTTTTTAGACATGTTTTCAGGCCTGATTTGGTTTGCCAAACTGCAATGCTTCATGCTTCTGCGAAACTTGGGGACGTTGAATTTGCACGGaagatgtttgatgaaatgcctcgGAGAGATTACATTGCTTGGAACGCCATGATTGCAGGGTATGCGCAATGTGGTAGGTCGAGAGAGGCGTTGGAGTTGTTCCGGGCGATGCAAGTGGAGGGTGTGAGGCTCAATGAGGTGTCCATAGTTTTGGTGTTGAGTGCTTGCACCCAATTGGGGGCATTGGATCAGGGAAGATGGGCACATGCGTATGTTGAGAGGAGCAAGCTTAGGATCACGGTGTCGCTTGGGACTGCACTTGTTGACATGTATGCGAAATGTGGAGACATTGATAAGGCCATGGAAGTGTTTTGGGAAATGAAGGAGAGGAATGTTTACACTTGGAGCAGTGCCATTGGTGGGTTAGCCATGAATGGACTTGGCCATGAGAGTCTTCATCTTTTCTCCATCATGAAAAAAGATGGCCTAGTTCAGCCAAATGAAGTTACGTTCATTTCGGTGTTAAGAGGTTGCTCTGTGGTTGGATTGGTGGAGGAAGGGCGGAGACATTTGGAGTCGATGAGGTGTTTGTACGGAATTGAGCCTCAGCTTGAACATTATGGCTTGATGGTTGATTTGTACGGTCGATCAGGGCTACTCaatgaagctctagaattcatcAATACCATGCCTATGAAGCCTCATGTAGGAGCGTGGAGCGCGTTGCTCCACGCTTGTAGAATGCACAGGAACAAGGAGATTGGTGAGCTTGCATTGAACAAGATTTTGGAACTGGAGTGCAAGAATGATGGTGCATATGTCCTTTTATCAAATATATATGCTGATTACAAGAATTGGGAAAGTGTTATTAGTTTGAGGCAGAAAATGAAGGCCAAAGGTGTAACTAAGCTACCTGGTTGTAGTGTCATAGAGGTTGATGGTGAGGCTCATGAGTTCATTGTTGGGGACAAGTCTCACCCCAGATATGATGAGATAGAATTGAAGGTAGAAGAGGTTTCTAGGTGTCTGAGAAATGCAGGGTATGTGACAAACACAAACTCTGTGCTGTTTGatatagaagaagaggagaaagaggtTGCTGTGAGTAGGCATAGTGAGAGGTTAGCCATTGCATTTGGGTTGATTAGTTTGAAGGAAGGCATTCCAATTAGGGTGGTTATGAATCTTAGAATTTGTTGGGATTGCCATGAAGTAGCAAAAATGATATCCAAACTTTTTTATAGAGAAATTATTGTGAGGGACAGAAACAGGTTTCATCATTTTGAAGATGGTCAATGCTCTTGTAAGGGGTATTGGTGA
- the LOC112783208 gene encoding uncharacterized protein, with product MGTTPFHRSILEVRLPKHFDKPTDMRYNGTQDPLEHLTAFEARMNLEGVGDEVRCRAFSVTLAGPAIRWFNGLPQGSIYGFSDISRAFLAQFTTRIAMAKHPINLLGITQRPGEPTRKYLDRFNDECLKIDGLTDSVASLCLTNGLLNEDFRKHLTTKPVWTMHEIQTGNGARHKEQAKEGGPTKAHRPFPRIGKFTNYTPLTLPIVEVYQQIAEKGILSKPRPLKDRTGGNKSLYCDYHKGYGHQTQDCFDLRDALELAIRDGKLSEFSHLIREPRRRQRDQDSEEAKTRAAKRRQEPEDKDHGLTVINVVTAKNTAPRSRSAHKKEAKILAVSFAPMRSSKKPPSVSFGPEDQWFDEAPENPPMVIRARD from the exons ATGGGCACCACCCCGTTCCATCGGTCCATCCTTGAGGTCCGGTTGCCGAAGcacttcgacaaaccaacggacatgaggtacaaTGGAACCCAAGACCCTCTGGAACACCTCACGGCTTTTGAGGCTAGAATGAATCTGGAGGGAGTAGGGGACGAGGTGAGGTGCCGGGCCTTCTCGGTCACCCTAGCCGGACCTGCGATCCGATGGTTTAACGGCCTCCCGCAGGGATCCATCTATGGATTTTCGGACATCAGCCGTGCCTTCTTGGCTCAGTTCACAACACGAATAGCAATGGCAAAACACCCGATCAACCTGCTCGGGATAACCCAAAGACCCGGGGAGCCGACCAGAAAATACCTGGATCGCTTTAACGACGAATGCTTGAAAATTGACGGCCtaaccgactcggtggccagCCTTTGCCTGACGAACGGCCTCCTGAACGAGGACTTCCGAAAACACCTTACCACGAAACCGGTTTGGACGATGCACGAGATCCAAACG GGTAATGGAGCGAGACACAAAGAACAAGCCAAAGAGGGAGGGCCGACCAAGGCACACAGACCGTTTCCCCGGATCGGGAAGTTCACCAACTACACTCCACTCACTCTCCCCATCGTGGAAGTTTACCAGCAAATAGCCGAGAAAGGGATCttgtcgaagccccgaccactcaAGGACCGTACGGGGGGAAACAAGAGCCTCTACTGTGACTACCACAAAGGCTATGGACACCAAACACAGGACTGCTTTGACTTGAGGGATGCATTAGAGCTAGCAATAAGAGATGGAAAACTCTCTGAATTCTCCCATCTCATACGGGAGCCGAGGAGACGGCAACGCGACCAAGACAGCGAGGAGGCCAAGACCCGAGCGGCAAAGCGGCGACAAGAGCCAGAAGACAAAGACCACGGTCTCACTGTGATAAACGTAGTAACCGCCAAAAACACCGCGCCGAGGTCTAGGTCAGCTCACAAGAAAGAAGCCAAAATCCTGGCGGTCTCCTTCGCCCCAATGCGAAGCTCCAAGAAGCCCCCATCCGTCTCCTTTGGCCCAGaagaccaatggttcgacgaggCACCCGAAAACCCACCTATGGTCATCAGGGCCAGG GATTAA